One part of the Eucalyptus grandis isolate ANBG69807.140 chromosome 10, ASM1654582v1, whole genome shotgun sequence genome encodes these proteins:
- the LOC104423784 gene encoding uncharacterized protein LOC104423784, with translation MFTRLSHLDDKKGAKLSVEELESISSSFDESILSSLCGLSPASSSLPWLFSAVNVLTTAHSAVRSLIYELKPDGRDSLLSWYLDNSLKVLDVCNRMSSKIERLCLHHLDQRMMMNLLGSGGNPSKEDIHQARDLLANSEGEGMADIEELIRDLATSIVMSAMRRKDLPVDRVVRRAVQAVNFLTAFIAGVIYSALCSSSRAIACVYVPEEFPWGDSVRAIESTIVVESRRGEETDKKTRVLEELNDVEARGRHVLEAIDEVVASGGDGEVVGRLREAAVGLEKATGQMLKGLYHLRDGVNELFLTVTRIRKEMVNEFRVSLWNESLP, from the coding sequence ATGTTTACGCGCCTCTCCCATCTTGACGACAAAAAGGGAGCGAAGCTCTCTGTCGAGGAGTTGGAATCTATCTCTAGTTCCTTCGATGAGTCCATCCTCTCTTCCCTCTGTGGCCTGAGCCCCGCCTCTTCCAGCTTGCCTTGGCTCTTCTCTGCTGTTAACGTGCTCACCACTGCTCACTCTGCCGTGAGATCCTTGATCTACGAGCTGAAGCCGGACGGTCGCGACAGCCTCTTGTCGTGGTATCTAGACAACAGCCTGAAGGTCTTAGATGTCTGCAACCGTATGTCCTCCAAGATCGAGCGACTGTGTCTCCACCACCTGGACCagaggatgatgatgaaccTTCTTGGCTCGGGGGGCAACCCCTCGAAGGAGGACATTCACCAAGCGAGGGATTTACTCGCAAACTCGGAAGGCGAGGGCATGGCCGACATCGAGGAGCTGATTAGAGACTTGGCCACAAGCATTGTAATGTCGGCTATGCGAAGGAAGGACTTGCCGGTCGACAGGGTCGTTCGCCGTGCGGTCCAAGCTGTCAATTTCTTGACGGCATTCATTGCCGGAGTCATATATTCGGCCTTGTGCTCCTCCTCTAGGGCGATTGCCTGCGTATACGTCCCAGAGGAGTTCCCTTGGGGCGACTCTGTCCGTGCAATCGAGTCGACAATTGTCGTGGAGTCGAGACGTGGCGAGGAAACGGACAAGAAGACACGGGTCTTGGAAGAGCTTAATGATGTGGAGGCGCGTGGGAGGCATGTGTTGGAGGCGATTGACGAGGTGGTGGCATCAGGAGGCGATGGAGAGGTCGTGGGGAGGCTAAGGGAGGCAGCGGTTGGGCTGGAGAAGGCCACCGGGCAGATGTTGAAAGGGTTATACCATCTAAGGGATGGGGTGAACGAGCTGTTCCTGACAGTAACGAGGATAAGGAAGGAGATGGTAAACGAGTTTAGGGTGAGTCTGTGGAATGAATCGTTGCCTTAG